In Streptomyces sp. NBC_00433, a single genomic region encodes these proteins:
- a CDS encoding DUF2264 domain-containing protein, whose protein sequence is MGGGKDGGSARAEMRAYATELADALPPYATAGGARIRLGVNIAHHDDTAADLEGYARPLWGLAPLAAGGGDFGHWDVWARGLAAGTDPGHPGYWGAPEGIDQRTVESAAFGFALALAPEQLWDPLSGPEKDRVGAWLTRFLTADTPDNNWNFFPVMVSLGLDRVGYAHDRDARHARLERLETYALADGWYSDGPTEQRDYYIPWAMHFYGLIYAALAGGEDPARTARFRQRAGEFALGFRHWFADDGSAVPYGRSLTYRFAQGSFWGALGYADVGALPAGEVKGLLMRHLRWWRDRSAATSPDGLLSIGYGYPQPAVAEQYNGPASPYWAMKAFLPLALPAAHRFWAADEQPPPDLPDTLVQPPAGAVLLRSGGDVTLLSGRQHNTWARGGPAKYAKFAYSTRFGFSLPVGDLGLVPGAYDSVLALSDDEGDEPVHFRVRETCEDPAASGDGIEEDGTVRSTWRPWADVEITTWLTAAAPWHLRTHRIRTGRALHTAEGGFAVDRDGGTADREEGAGRALAVSAGGDLSGLVDLAPDDGALPREGRVIEPLPGTNVLARRTALPTLVGQLPPGEHWLRCAVLGTGPAGATAWQDPPPAPRH, encoded by the coding sequence ATGGGCGGCGGCAAGGACGGCGGGTCGGCACGCGCCGAGATGCGGGCGTACGCGACCGAACTGGCCGACGCGCTGCCGCCGTACGCCACCGCGGGCGGCGCCCGTATCCGGCTCGGCGTCAACATCGCGCACCACGACGACACCGCCGCCGACCTGGAGGGCTACGCCCGCCCCCTGTGGGGCCTGGCCCCGCTGGCCGCAGGCGGCGGCGACTTCGGGCACTGGGACGTGTGGGCGCGCGGCCTGGCCGCGGGCACCGACCCCGGGCACCCCGGATACTGGGGCGCCCCCGAGGGGATCGACCAGCGCACCGTCGAGTCCGCCGCCTTCGGCTTCGCCCTGGCACTGGCGCCCGAGCAGCTCTGGGACCCGCTCAGCGGCCCGGAGAAGGACCGGGTCGGCGCCTGGCTCACCCGCTTCCTGACCGCCGACACCCCGGACAACAACTGGAACTTCTTCCCCGTCATGGTCTCCCTCGGCCTGGACAGGGTCGGCTACGCCCACGACCGCGACGCCCGGCACGCCCGCCTGGAGCGCCTGGAGACCTACGCGCTGGCCGACGGCTGGTACAGCGACGGGCCCACCGAGCAGCGCGACTACTACATCCCCTGGGCCATGCACTTCTACGGCCTGATCTACGCGGCCCTGGCCGGCGGGGAGGACCCGGCGCGCACCGCCCGCTTCCGGCAGCGGGCCGGCGAATTCGCCCTCGGCTTCCGGCACTGGTTCGCCGACGACGGCTCCGCCGTGCCCTACGGGCGCAGCCTCACCTACCGCTTCGCCCAGGGGTCCTTCTGGGGCGCGCTCGGCTATGCCGACGTCGGCGCGCTGCCCGCCGGCGAGGTCAAGGGCCTGCTGATGCGGCACCTGCGCTGGTGGCGCGACCGTTCCGCCGCGACCTCGCCCGACGGCCTGCTGAGCATCGGCTACGGCTACCCGCAGCCCGCCGTCGCCGAGCAGTACAACGGACCGGCGTCGCCCTACTGGGCGATGAAGGCCTTCCTGCCGCTCGCACTGCCCGCAGCCCACCGCTTCTGGGCCGCCGACGAGCAGCCGCCGCCCGACCTGCCCGACACCCTCGTGCAACCGCCCGCCGGCGCCGTCCTGCTGCGCTCCGGCGGCGACGTGACCCTGCTCAGCGGGCGCCAGCACAACACCTGGGCGCGCGGCGGCCCGGCCAAATACGCCAAGTTCGCCTACTCCACCCGCTTCGGCTTCAGCCTGCCCGTCGGCGACCTGGGCCTCGTGCCCGGGGCGTACGACTCGGTGCTCGCCCTCAGCGACGACGAGGGCGACGAACCGGTGCACTTCCGGGTGCGGGAGACCTGCGAGGACCCGGCCGCCTCGGGCGACGGCATCGAGGAGGACGGCACCGTCCGCAGCACCTGGCGGCCGTGGGCCGACGTGGAGATCACCACCTGGCTGACCGCCGCCGCGCCCTGGCACCTGCGCACCCACCGCATCCGCACCGGGCGCGCCCTGCACACCGCCGAGGGCGGCTTCGCCGTCGACCGCGACGGCGGCACCGCCGACCGGGAGGAGGGCGCGGGCCGGGCGCTGGCCGTCAGCGCGGGCGGCGACCTCAGCGGCCTCGTCGACCTGGCCCCCGACGACGGCGCCCTCCCGCGCGAGGGCCGGGTGATCGAGCCGCTGCCCGGCACCAACGTCCTCGCCCGCCGCACCGCCCTGCCCACCCTGGTCGGCCAACTCCCGCCGGGCGAGCACTGGTTGCGCTGCGCCGTGCTGGGCACGGGCCCGGCGGGCGCCACCGCCTGGCAGGACCCCCCGCCGGCCCCGCGCCACTGA
- a CDS encoding cupin domain-containing protein, producing the protein MRTEPTALAAALATFDDLWSPRIVTRVNDYDVRVAKVAGEHVWHTHDSTDEFFLVLDGELRIELREPDGEREVLLPRGSVFTVPRGTGHRPSSPSGASILLFEPTGTLTVGDSHDEVPDHVDATTGHPLEA; encoded by the coding sequence ATGCGCACTGAACCGACAGCCCTTGCCGCTGCTTTGGCGACCTTCGACGACCTGTGGAGCCCGCGTATCGTCACCCGCGTCAACGACTACGACGTACGGGTCGCGAAGGTCGCGGGCGAGCACGTGTGGCACACCCACGACAGCACCGACGAGTTCTTCCTGGTCCTGGACGGCGAGTTGCGGATCGAGCTGCGCGAACCGGACGGCGAGCGCGAGGTGCTGCTCCCCCGCGGCTCGGTCTTCACCGTGCCTCGGGGCACCGGGCACCGGCCGTCGTCGCCGTCGGGCGCGTCGATCCTGCTCTTCGAGCCGACCGGCACCCTGACGGTCGGGGACAGCCACGACGAGGTCCCCGACCATGTGGACGCCACGACGGGGCACCCGTTGGAGGCCTGA